ATGCCCTTGACGGCTAGTTCGCGCCAGCGGCGCCGCGTATCTTCAAAGTAGGAGTTGCCGCCGTCAATGATAATATCGCCCGGCTCTAGATAAGGCAGCAGTTCACCGATCATATCATCCACCGGCTTGCCGGCTTTGACCATGAGCATGACTTTCCGCGGGCGCTTGAGCATGGCGACCAGCTCGGCCACCGAATGGGCGCCGCCAATGGCGAGGCCTTTGCCGCGACCGGCCACAAAATCGTCCACTTTGCTGACCGTCCGGTTATACACAGCTACGGCAAAGCCTTTGCCAGCCATATTAAGGACCAGATTTTCCCCCATAACGGCCAAGCCGATAAGGCCAATATCATACTGTTTTTCCATTAATTACCCTCCAGCGCAAAATTCTCCACGGCTCACAAATTCGCTTAATGGCTAGTATTTCCCTTTTGCAGAAAAGAAAAATAAGACGTTCGCGGTTCTCTCCCCCTGTCCCCTGTCCCCTTTCCCCTCTCCACTTTCCACTCGTCCACTTTCCGATTTTCAATTTGTTTTGACAATTCGCCGTTTTAGGTATAAAATGGTAGCAGGAATTAATTGGCAGCAGCTGCAATAAAATGAATAGTGTAACGAGGGAGCTCATGTTATGGGCTGAGAGTGGGCTAGCGAGCACCAGACCTCTTGACCTGATCGGGGTAATGCCCGCGTAGGAAGGTATTTTAAGCGCACCTAACCTAACCGGGTGCGCTTTTTATATTTAGAATAAGGGGGGAAACGGTTTGAAAGTCCTGATAAACGGCAACCCGGTCGAATTACCGGAAGGCATGACGCTGGCCGGGCTGGTGGCCCGCAAGGCGCTAAATCCGGCAACTATTATTACCGAACTTAATTTGGCCATTATCCCCAGAGACCGCTGGCCAGCAACCGTATTAAAAGAAAATGACCGCTTGGAAATCGTCACCTTTGTAGGGGGAGGCTAAACCAATGGCAGATGTATTGAAAATTGGCGACAAAGAACTTACCAGCCGCCTCTTTTTAGGCACCGGTAAGTTCGCGTCCAACAAATTGATCCCCGAAGCCGTCGCGGCTTCAGGAGCGCAAGTGGTGACCGTGGCGCTAAGGCGCGTCGACCCAGACAGCCGCGACGAGAACATTATCAACTATATTCCGCAGAACTGCATTTTAATGCCCAACACTTCCGGCGCCAGAACCGCCGAGGAAGCCGTGCGGATTGCCCGCCTGGCAAGAGCCGCCGGCTGCGGCAACTGGGTCAAGATTGAAGTAATATCCGATAACCGTTATTTACTACCTGATAACTACGAGACAATTAAGGCAACCGAAATTTTAGCGGCCGAAGGCTTTGTCGTACTGCCCTATATGAGCCCTGACTTAATTGTGGCAAAAAGGCTGGCCGCAGCCGGGGCGGCGGCCGTAATGCCGCTGGGGGCGCCGATCGGCAGCAACCGTGGGTTAAAGACAAAAGAGTTGATCCGGATTTTAATCGAAGAAATACCTTTGCCGATCATTGTCGACGCCGGCATCGGCCGGCCGTCGGAAGCAGCCGAGGCAATGGAGATAGGCGCGGCGGCGGTCTTGGTGAATACCGCTATTGCAACCGCGGCCGACCCGGTAGCCATGGCGAAGGCTTTTGGTCTGGCTGTCGCCGCCGGACGCACCGCCTATTTGGCCGGCCCGGGCGCTGTCCAGCAGTATGCCAGCGCCTCGTCGCCTTTGACCGGCTTCCTCCGCGAATAACCTATGAAACGAGGTCGGTAAAATGGGCACTTTTTACGACGTTATTAAAGACTATCGAAGCTTCGACTTTGCGGCCTATTTTTCGCAAGTTACCGCTAGTGACGTGCGGCACATCCTGAGGCAAGACCGGCTCAACGCGTTCGATTTTTTGGCCTTGCTGTCACCGCCGGCAGAGCCCTATTTAGAAGAAATGGCCCAAAAGGCTCACCGCTTAACCGTTCAGCATTTCGGCCGGACAATGCTTCTTTATACGCCTTTGTATTTGGCTAACTATTGCGTTAACCAGTGCGTTTATTGCGGCTTCCGGCTGAACAATAAACTGGAGCGGAAAAAACTCACTTTGACGGAAGTTGAACGGGAAGCCCAGCTTATTGCCGCTACCGGCTTAAAACATATTCTCATTCTTACAGGCGAATCCCGGCAGCATTCACCGGTTTCCTACATTAAAGACTGTGTTAACATACTGAAAAAATACTTTACTTCCATCAGCATTGAAATCTACCCGCTGACCCAGGAAGAATACGCCGAATTAATCGGCGCCGGTGTGGACGGCCTGACGATTTACCAGGAAGTGTACAACGAAGAGGTTTATGCCGAAATGCACCCCGCCGGCCCAAAACGCAATTACCGGTTTCGGCTGGAAGCGCCGGAGCGGGCCTGCCAGGCGGGGCTGCGGACGGTAAACATCGGCGCTTTGCTCGGCCTTAACGACTGGCGGCAAGAAGCATTCTTCACCGGCCTGCATGCCGATTACCTGCAGCGCCGGTTTCCCGACGTAGAAGTAAGCATTTCGCCGCCCCGGATGCGGCCGCACTTTGGCGGCTTTGCGCCCCCGGTTATGGTGAGCGACCAGAATCTGGTACAGTATGTTTTGGCCTTCCGGTTATTTATGCCGCGCAGCGGGATTACCCTGTCAACCAGAGAGAATGGGCGCTTGCGGGACGCGATGGTAAGGCTGGGCGTGACCAAAATGTCCGCCGGCTCCTGCACGGCGGTCGGCGGCCGCTCCGACCATGAGGCCGTCGGGCAATTCCAAATTTCCGATGAACGCACGGTGGCGGAAGTGGCAGCAATGCTGTATGCCCAGGGTTATCAGCCAATATATAAAGATTGGCAGGCGCTGTAACGCTGCGTCTGCCGGAACAGGAGCAAGAGCGGCATGAATACTTTTGAGCAAGGATTACTGCGTTATTTTACGGCCAATATGCTGGCCAAAATCCAGTCTGTCAAAATCGGTATTGCCGGCGCCGGCGGCCTGGGGTCAAACTGCGCTCAACTGCTGGTGCGGTCTGGTTTTAAGAAGTTCAAAATTGTCGATTTTGACTGTATTGACTACAGCAACCTCAACCGGCAGTTTTATTTTCTCCACCAGGTTGCCAAGCCGAAGGCGCCAATGCTACGGGAAAACTTGCGCCAGATTAACCCTGATGTCGAAATAGATATCGTCCAGACAAAAATAGATGAAAATAATATTAACGGACTGTTCGGGGACTGCGACGTTGTCGTCGAGGCCGTCGACCGGGCGGAATTCAAGAAAATGATTGTCGAGCATTATATCGCGTCCGGGAAACTCTTGGTCGCCGCATCCGGGCTGGCCGGCTGGGGCGATAGCGACCGCATTCGCGTCCACAAAATTAAAGATAATTTTTACTTAGTAGGCGATCTGACAACCGCGAGCGGGCCTGACTGCCCGCCGGTGGCACCTTGTGTAAATATTGCCGCGGCCAAACAAGCCGACGTAATTCTTAACTGGGTTTTAGGACCAATAAAAAAAGGGGGCAACTAGTGTGGATAGACAAACGGCCTTAGCCATTTTGCACCGCGCCGACATCTACGGCATAACTTCGGAAGAGCACTCGCTGGGACGCAGCAAT
This genomic interval from Sporolituus thermophilus DSM 23256 contains the following:
- the thiS gene encoding sulfur carrier protein ThiS, with protein sequence MKVLINGNPVELPEGMTLAGLVARKALNPATIITELNLAIIPRDRWPATVLKENDRLEIVTFVGGG
- a CDS encoding thiazole synthase, producing the protein MADVLKIGDKELTSRLFLGTGKFASNKLIPEAVAASGAQVVTVALRRVDPDSRDENIINYIPQNCILMPNTSGARTAEEAVRIARLARAAGCGNWVKIEVISDNRYLLPDNYETIKATEILAAEGFVVLPYMSPDLIVAKRLAAAGAAAVMPLGAPIGSNRGLKTKELIRILIEEIPLPIIVDAGIGRPSEAAEAMEIGAAAVLVNTAIATAADPVAMAKAFGLAVAAGRTAYLAGPGAVQQYASASSPLTGFLRE
- the thiH gene encoding 2-iminoacetate synthase ThiH, whose amino-acid sequence is MGTFYDVIKDYRSFDFAAYFSQVTASDVRHILRQDRLNAFDFLALLSPPAEPYLEEMAQKAHRLTVQHFGRTMLLYTPLYLANYCVNQCVYCGFRLNNKLERKKLTLTEVEREAQLIAATGLKHILILTGESRQHSPVSYIKDCVNILKKYFTSISIEIYPLTQEEYAELIGAGVDGLTIYQEVYNEEVYAEMHPAGPKRNYRFRLEAPERACQAGLRTVNIGALLGLNDWRQEAFFTGLHADYLQRRFPDVEVSISPPRMRPHFGGFAPPVMVSDQNLVQYVLAFRLFMPRSGITLSTRENGRLRDAMVRLGVTKMSAGSCTAVGGRSDHEAVGQFQISDERTVAEVAAMLYAQGYQPIYKDWQAL
- the thiF gene encoding sulfur carrier protein ThiS adenylyltransferase ThiF → MNTFEQGLLRYFTANMLAKIQSVKIGIAGAGGLGSNCAQLLVRSGFKKFKIVDFDCIDYSNLNRQFYFLHQVAKPKAPMLRENLRQINPDVEIDIVQTKIDENNINGLFGDCDVVVEAVDRAEFKKMIVEHYIASGKLLVAASGLAGWGDSDRIRVHKIKDNFYLVGDLTTASGPDCPPVAPCVNIAAAKQADVILNWVLGPIKKGGN